From one Triticum urartu cultivar G1812 chromosome 3, Tu2.1, whole genome shotgun sequence genomic stretch:
- the LOC125542539 gene encoding putative disease resistance protein RGA3 translates to MAAVLASLLGSCANKLKDIITDEAILILGVEKELTKLLRRVELIQCCIYDAEKRRIKEQAVNNWLGQLRDVIYDVDEILDVARCKGSKLLAGHPSPSSGKSVACKGLSVSSCFCNIVPRRDVATRIRSLNKKIENIANDKIFSTFNSSTQPTRNGPTSKLIRSSNLVEPNLVGKEIIHSSMKLVDLVLAHKEYKSYKLGIVGTGGVGKTTLAQKIYNDQKIKGSFKMHAWISVSQDYSEVTLLKEVLRNIGVHSEQGESITELQRNLAQTIKGESFFLVLDDVWHSNVWTDLLRPAFHETSVGIILVTTRDYQITKRIGIDHTHQVDLMAVEVGWELLWKSMNIEEEKEVQNLRKTGIEIVHKCGRLPLAIKVTASALSSRELTENEWKRYLGRFIGSQSILLDEIEEALYLSYDELPHRLKQCFLYCALYVEDSVIERDEVTWLWIAEGFIEEQQGQLIEDIAEEYYYELIHRNLLQPEMINFDQDECKMHDLLRQLALNISREECFIGDVATLRGGNMSKLRRVTAVIKKDMLVLPRVDKVDVKVRTFLTVKGPWRIEDTLFKRFLLLRVLVLNYSLVQSIPGYIGKLIHLRLLNLDYTGISCLPESIGSLKNLQVLSLKWCNDLHGLPLAITLLCSLRCLDLYGTEINQVPKGMGKLKLLTYLGYYPVGDRSDDALVQDGWKLEELSSWSQMRHLGMVKLERATHSSTNAVLTDKKHLKELVLKWTERGEGSYSEEDVGNTEKVFEQLIPPDNLEDLSIVGFFGRRYPTWFGTTCLSSLIYLKLIDVQSCEELPPIGHLPNLKYVRIDGAHAVAKVGPEFVGCKKGDHVCNEFVAFPKLEWLIFADMPNWEEWSFFEEEVVADVSGVDGAAEIRKEDAQPARVRLLPRLLELQLHGCPKLRDLPQQLGKGTTCLKELTLIGLNSLKAVEDRPVLSEVLVIEDCEGLEKVSNLPEVAELHVGGCPNLSHVERLDSLQRLGLGEDMQEISSRWVPGLQEQHQRLHGEDLDIYTLFR, encoded by the coding sequence ATGGCAGCCGTTCTAGCATCTTTGCTTGGATCATGTGCCAATAAGTTGAAAGATATCATCACAGATGAGGCCATACTAATCCTAGGGGTGGAAAAAGAACTCACAAAACTGCTGCGGCGAGTGGAACTAATTCAGTGTTGTATATACGATGCTGAGAAAAGGAGGATAAAAGAGCAAGCAGTAAACAATTGGCTTGGTCAACTGAGAGATGTTATATATGATGTTGATGAAATCTTGGATGTGGCTAGATGTAAAGGAAGCAAGCTACTTGCTGGCCACCCTTCACCATCATCAGGCAAATCAGTTGCATGTAAAGGCCTTTCAGTTTCCTCTTGTTTTTGCAACATCGTGCCACGCCGTGATGTTGCTACTCGGATTAGAAGCCTGAACAAAAAGATTGAGAACATTGCAAATGACAAGATATTTTCGACTTTCAACAGTAGTACACAACCTACTCGAAATGGTCCAACATCCAAACTGATAAGAAGTTCCAATCTTGTTGAGCCCAACCTTGTGGGGAAGGAGATCATACATTCTAGCATGAAGTTGGTGGATTTAGTGCTTGCACACAAGGAATACAAGTCTTACAAGCTCGGTATCGTTGGAACTGGAGGAGTTGGTAAGACAACACTAGCTCAAAAAATATACAATGATCAGAAAATAAAAGGAAGCTTCAAGATGCACGCATGGATTTCTGTTTCGCAAGACTACAGTGAAGTAACTCTTTTGAAAGAGGTCCTCCGGAATATTGGTGTGCATAGTGAGCAAGGAGAAAGCATAACAGAGCTACAGAGAAATCTTGCACAAACAATTAAAGGCGAGAGTTTCTTTCTCGTTCTTGATGACGTGTGGCATTCCAATGTATGGACAGATTTACTGAGACCTGCATTTCACGAAACAAGTGTCGGAATAATATTGGTAACAACACGAGATTATCAAATTACAAAGAGAATAGGTATAGACCATACCCATCAAGTTGATCTCATGGCAGTAGAAGTGGGATGGGAGCTACTTTGGAAGAGCATGAACATCGAGGAAGAAAAGGAAGTGCAGAATTTAAGAAAAACAGGGATTGAGATTGTTCATAAGTGTGGTCGCCTTCCTCTTGCAATCAAGGTTACCGCTAGTGCTTTGTCAAGCAGAGAACTAACAGAGAATGAGTGGAAAAGGTATTTGGGTAGATTTATTGGCTCTCAGAGCATCCTCTTGGATGAAATAGAAGAAGCTTTGTATCTAAGCTATGATGAGTTACCGCATCGTTTGAAGCAGTGTTTCCTTTATTGTGCTTTGTATGTTGAAGATTCTGTCATTGAACGTGATGAAGTTACCTGGTTATGGATTGCTGAAGGCTTCATCGAGGAGCAGCAAGGTCAACTAATAGAAGACATAGCAGAAGAGTACTACTACGAGCTAATCCATCGAAATCTCCTCCAGCCAGAAATGATAAATTTTGACCAGGATGAATGCAAAATGCATGACCTCTTAAGACAGCTTGCTTTAAATATATCAAGAGAAGAATGTTTTATTGGAGATGTTGCGACATTAAGGGGTGGAAATATGTCAAAACTTAGACGTGTTACTGCTGTTATTAAGAAGGATATGTTAGTTTTACCTAGAGTGGATAAGGTGGATGTTAAGGTGAGGACTTTCCTAACTGTTAAGGGTCCATGGAGAATTGAGGATACATTGTTCAAGAGATTTCTGCTTCTTCGTGTTTTGGTACTGAATTACTCACTTGTACAAAGCATTCCAGGATATATAGGAAAATTGATACATCTACGTCTACTTAATCTGGATTATACTGGCATATCTTGTCTTCCGGAATCCATTGGCTCCCTAAAGAACCTTCAAGTATTGAGCTTGAAATGGTGTAATGATCTGCATGGTCTTCCTTTGGCAATTACATTGTTGTGCAGTTTAAGATGTCTTGATCTTTATGGCACAGAAATCAATCAAGTTCCAAAAGGCATGGGGAAACTGAAGCTCCTCACTTATTTAGGATATTATCCTGTTGGTGATAGAAGTGATGATGCACTTGTACAAGATGGATGGAAGTTGGAAGAGTTGTCTTCTTGGTCGCAGATGAGGCATCTTGGCATGGTTAAATTGGAAAGAGCAACTCATTCTAGTACAAATGCAGTGCTGACGGACAAAAAACATCTAAAAGAACTAGTCCTAAAGTGGACTGAACGTGGAGAGGGGTCATATTcagaagaagatgttggaaataCTGAGAAGGTCTTTGAGCAGCTAATACCTCCAGACAACCTGGAAGACCTATCTATTGTTGGATTCTTTGGTCGGCGGTATCCCACCTGGTTTGGTACCACCTGTTTGTCTTCCTTAATATACTTGAAACTCATAGATGTACAATCATGTGAGGAACTTCCACCGATCGGGCACCTACCCAACTTGAAATATGTGAGAATTGATGGAGCACATGCAGTTGCCAAGGTTGGACCTGAATTTGTTGGCTGCAAGAAGGGTGATCATGTATGTAATGAGTTTGTTGCTTTCCCAAAACTTGAATGGTTGATCTTCGCAGATATGCCCAACTGGGAGGAGTGGTCTTTTTTTGAGGAAGAAGTTGTTGCTGATGTAAGCGGAGTGGATGGAGCTGCTGAGATCCGAAAAGAGGATGCCCAACCTGCAAGGGTGCGACTGCTGCCTCGTTTGTTGGAATTGCAACTTCACGGTTGCCCGAAGCTGAGGGATCTCCCGCAACAGCTTGGAAAGGgcaccacctgtttgaaggagcTCACCTTAATAGGACTAAACAGCTTGAAGGCCGTGGAGGACCGCCCAGTGCTCTCTGAGGTCCTTGTTATTGAGGATTGTGAAGGCCTAGAGAAGGTCTCCAACCTCCCTGAAGTGGCAGAGCTGCATGTGGGTGGTTGTCCAAACTTAAGCCATGTAGAGAGATTGGACAGTTTGCAGCGGCTGGGGCTGGGCGAGGATATGCAAGAGATCTCTTCACGTTGGGTGCCTGGGCTTCAAGAGCAGCACCAACGACTTCATGGCGAAGATCTGGATATCTACACGCTGTTTAGGTAG